Sequence from the Saccharopolyspora pogona genome:
GCATCGAGCGCTGCCAGCACCCCGTCCGCGCCGCCTTTGGCGAACAAGAACTCGAAACGGCGTTGTTCCAGCACTCGCGCGGTCAGCCAGACGAACTGCTCGACAGCGGTCACGCGCTCGGCGGTGCATCGAATCATGTGCCGACGATAAGAAGAATGGCCGATCCGTTCTTGAACGGATCGGCCATTCCGTCGAATCTGCTCAGCCCTCGGTCGCAGCCCCGGTGGGGGCGTCCTCCACCGGCGGACCGGCCGGACGCGACGCGGCCCGGCGAACCCGCCGCACCGGCGCGGCCGGGGCGGCCGGGGCGACGCTCGGCAGTCCGTTGTCGGCGGACTGCTGCGGCTCCGCCGACTTGCTGACCACCAGCGGAGTCACCGGAGCACCGGCGCTCCCAGCGGCCCGCCTCGCCTTCCGCCGCGGTCGGCCGTTGGCCTCTGCAGGGGCCGCCGCCACCGGCTCGGCCTTCAGTGGCTCCGCCGCGGGCTCCACCGCCTTCGGCTCGACAACCGGCTCCGCCGCCACAGCCTTCGGCTTGACAGCCGCCTTCGGCTCAACCGGCGCCTCCGGCTTCGCCATCTCCGGCTCGGCCCCGACGGCCTCGACGGCCGCAGGCTCCGCTGGCTTCACCGGCTCCGGCGGCTTGACGGGCTCCGGCGGCTTGACGGGCTCCAGCTTGGGCTGCTCGACCTTGGCAGCCTCGGCCTTCGGCTCTTCGGCCTTGACGGCCTCCGCCTTGGCCTCGCTGCGCGGCTCCGGAGCGGGCTGCTCGTCGTGCTGCTTGCCGCGGTGCCGGTTGCGGCGAGCACCGTTGTTGGCGGCCTGGCCGTTCGGGTACGTGACCGGCTCCGTCGAAACCAGCAGGCCACGACCGCGGCAGTGCTCGCAGGTGCTGCTGTAGGCCTCCAGCAGCCCGGTGCCGACGCGCTTGCGGGTCATCTGCACCAGACCGAGCGAGGTCACCTCGGCGACCTGGTGGCGGGTGCGGTCGCGGCCCAGGCACTCGGTGAGGCGGCGCAGCACCAGGTCGCGGTTGGACTCCAGCACCATGTCGATGAAGTCAATGACGATGATGCCGCCGATGTCGCGCAGCCGGAGCTGGCGGACGATCTCCTCGGCCGCCTCCAGGTTGTTGCGGGTGACCGTCTCCTCCAGGTTGCCCCCGGAGCCGGTGAACTTGCCGGTGTTGACGTCGATCACCGTCATGGCTTCGGTGCGGTCGATCACCAGGTAGCCGCCGGAGGGCAGCCAGACCTTGCGGTCCAGGGCCTTGGCGATCTGCTCGTTGATCCGCTGCTCGGTGAACACGTCGTTCTTGCCGACGTGCTTGTACAGCCGCTGCGCCAGGTCGGGTGCGACGTGCTTGACGTAGGCCTCGATGGTGTCCCAGGGGTCGTTGCCCTGGACCGTCATGGCCGAGAAGTCCTCGGTGAACAGGTCGCGGACGACCTTGATCAGCAGGTCCGGCTCCTCGTAGAGCAGCTGCGGGGCCTGCGCGCCAGGCGTCTCGGCCTTCTCCTTGATGACCTCCCACTGCGCCTGCAGGCGCCGCACGTCGCGGTCCAGCGCCTCTTCGCTGGTGCCCTCGGACGCCGTGCGGATGATCACCCCGGCGTTGTCCGGCACGATCCGCTTGAGGATCTCCTTGAGCCGCTTGCGCTCGGTGTCCGGCAGCTTGCGGCTGATGCCGGTGGCACCGCCGCCCGGCACGTACACCAGGAATCGGCCGGGCAGGCTGATCTGGGTGGTCAGGCGCGCGCCCTTGTGGCCGACCGGGTCCTTGGTGACCTGCACCAGCACGCTGTCGCCGGTCTGCAGGGCCTGCTCGATGCGGCGGGCCTTGCCGGCCAGCCCCGCGGCGTCCCAGTCGACCTCGCCGGCGTAGAGCACCGCGTTACGGCCCCGGCCGATGTCGACGAACGCCGCCTCCATGCTCGGCAGCACGTTCTGCACTCGGCCGAGGTAGACGTTGCCGACCAGCGAGCCGGAGCCCGACGAGGTCACGAAGTTCTCGACGAGGACGTTGTCCTCGAGCACCGCGATCTGGGTCTGGTCGCCGTTCTGCCGGACGACCATCTTGCGGTCCACCGACTCGCGGCGGGCCAGGAACTCGGCCTCGGAGAGCACCGGTGTCCGCCGGCGACCGGCCTCGCGGCCGTCCCGGCGGCGCTGCCGCTTGGCTTCCAGCCGGGTCGAGCCCTTGACCGCGCGGACCTCGTCGACGCTGCTGTCCTGGCGGGTTTCCGCGGCCGCCGGCTCGCGCACGTGCACGACGGTGTTCGGCGGGTCGTCCTCGCGGGCGCCGCTCTCGTCGTCCGCAGAGCCCTTGCGACGGCGGCGACGCCGACGGCGCCGGTTGGACTCGCCCGCGCCTTCGGCCTCGGCCGACTGTTCCTCGGTGGCTTCCTCGACGGCCGGTTCGGCGGCTTCGGCGCTGGTCTCCTCGGTGATCTCCGACTCTTCCTCCCCCGACTCGGACTCGGCGCCGCGACCCCGACCACGGCCCCGGCGGCCCCGCCTACGACGGCGGCGACCAGCGGGTTCGTCCTCGGCCTCGGCGTCCGCCCCGGGCTCTTCGGCCTCGACGGCCTCGGGCTCCGGCTGCGCCTCCGGCGGCTCCGGCTCGGCCTTCGGCACGGGCCGCGCCTCCTGCTGCTGCGGTGCCAGGAACATCGCCTCCGGTGCGGCGAAGAGCGGCGTCAGCCCGGGCGCGGGCGCGCTGGCGCCCCGCTCGACTCCGGCGGGCGTGAAGTCAGCAGCAGGCACCACGGGCTCGACCGCGGACTGCGGTTCGGCCTCGGGCTCGCTCTTGGTTTCGGCCTCGTCCGGCGCCTCGGCTTCGGCCGGGTTACCCGACTCCGCCACCAGCTCGGGGTGCAGGGCCTGCACCACCTGCAGGGCGACGTCGCGGGTGATGTTCGACTGCGCGCTGCGGACCGATTCACCGATCGATTCCAGCGTCGTGATGATCTCCCGGCTGCTGGCGCCCAGCAGCTTGGCCAGTGCGTGGACCCGGAGCTTGGCGGGCAGCTCGATCGTGCCCTGCCCTTCTCGGGTAGGTGTGGGCGATTGCCCGCTGGTGCTTCCAGCGGGCGTATTCATGTTCAACATCCAGCTCCTCCGCCCCCGGGCGCGTCCGGGTGGACGCGGCCGCACAGAGGCATGTGCGATCTTCGGTCTCCGCCGCCCGCAGGCGACGGCAATTCTTCGTGGTCCCTCCGCCCCGGGCCTTCAGGCCGGGAAGTCACACGGCGGGTCGACGACGTCCGCGCCGCCCGTCACCCCGCCGCGGGGCCTCCCGCCGGAATCCGGTCGCCGCCTGAGGCCCGGGCCAACGGGTCGACAATCCGTCCCCCGTCGTCGAGCCGACCCTGCTCCAGCCGGGTCGCGCTCGCGGCGGCCGACGGTGCCAGATCGGCGACGACACGCAGGGCGCTCAGTACGTCGTCGGGTCGTACGACCGGTGTTGTCTGCCGCACGACCGTTACAAGTATCCCATACGGTTCTGATGCCTCCGGCCAATCGTCCACCTGGGCGGTCGACGCGGAAATTTGATCACCCTGCGCGACGATCCGGGGACCGCCCTGGACCTCCGCGCTGACCAGCGCCGCCCGCGCGTCGATGGTGCGGCGGCCATCCTTGGTCATCCGCTCCACCAGCGCGGTGTCGGCCGCCATCAGCGCCGTTACGGCGTCGCGCAGCTCGGCGACGTCCGTGCCGGGAAGATCGATCCGCCACCGGCTGACCTGCAGCCGGTCGGCGAGCGCACCGGGCTCGGCGTCCGCCGCGTCCAGCACGTCGATCCCGTCGGGCAGCGCGGCGTTGAGCTCGTCGCGCAGTACCTCCGGGTCGAGCCGTTCGACGAGTTGGACCTCGGCGTACTCGGCCACGCTGGACACGCCGGTGGGCACCGCGCCCGCCCAGGACACCTTCGGATGTGGGCTGAAGCCCTGGGAATACGCCATGGGTACCCCGGCCCGCCGCAGCGCGCGTTCGAAGGCGCGCGCGACGTCCCGGTGCGAGGTGAACCGCAGCCGCCCCCGTTTGGCGTAGCGCAGCCGCAGCTTCTGCACCGGTGGCGCCGAGGGATTGGGGTGATCTCGCCGACTCAGGATGCCCTCCCCGACCAATGATCGTCATCGGCGGTCGCCGTCGACCGCTCCGATGTCGATGCTTGCGTGCTCAACCGCAGTGTGACAACACCTGCGGGTCATGTTTCGAAGGACCGTACCCCGGCGACCACCCCTGCACCGACAGCTCGGCTCACGGGCTCTGGTTGCTCCGGCGCACATCCTCGGTTCCGCCGAGGCGC
This genomic interval carries:
- a CDS encoding translation initiation factor IF-2 N-terminal domain-containing protein, which codes for MLNMNTPAGSTSGQSPTPTREGQGTIELPAKLRVHALAKLLGASSREIITTLESIGESVRSAQSNITRDVALQVVQALHPELVAESGNPAEAEAPDEAETKSEPEAEPQSAVEPVVPAADFTPAGVERGASAPAPGLTPLFAAPEAMFLAPQQQEARPVPKAEPEPPEAQPEPEAVEAEEPGADAEAEDEPAGRRRRRRGRRGRGRGRGAESESGEEESEITEETSAEAAEPAVEEATEEQSAEAEGAGESNRRRRRRRRRKGSADDESGAREDDPPNTVVHVREPAAAETRQDSSVDEVRAVKGSTRLEAKRQRRRDGREAGRRRTPVLSEAEFLARRESVDRKMVVRQNGDQTQIAVLEDNVLVENFVTSSGSGSLVGNVYLGRVQNVLPSMEAAFVDIGRGRNAVLYAGEVDWDAAGLAGKARRIEQALQTGDSVLVQVTKDPVGHKGARLTTQISLPGRFLVYVPGGGATGISRKLPDTERKRLKEILKRIVPDNAGVIIRTASEGTSEEALDRDVRRLQAQWEVIKEKAETPGAQAPQLLYEEPDLLIKVVRDLFTEDFSAMTVQGNDPWDTIEAYVKHVAPDLAQRLYKHVGKNDVFTEQRINEQIAKALDRKVWLPSGGYLVIDRTEAMTVIDVNTGKFTGSGGNLEETVTRNNLEAAEEIVRQLRLRDIGGIIVIDFIDMVLESNRDLVLRRLTECLGRDRTRHQVAEVTSLGLVQMTRKRVGTGLLEAYSSTCEHCRGRGLLVSTEPVTYPNGQAANNGARRNRHRGKQHDEQPAPEPRSEAKAEAVKAEEPKAEAAKVEQPKLEPVKPPEPVKPPEPVKPAEPAAVEAVGAEPEMAKPEAPVEPKAAVKPKAVAAEPVVEPKAVEPAAEPLKAEPVAAAPAEANGRPRRKARRAAGSAGAPVTPLVVSKSAEPQQSADNGLPSVAPAAPAAPVRRVRRAASRPAGPPVEDAPTGAATEG
- a CDS encoding TIGR03936 family radical SAM-associated protein; this encodes MQKLRLRYAKRGRLRFTSHRDVARAFERALRRAGVPMAYSQGFSPHPKVSWAGAVPTGVSSVAEYAEVQLVERLDPEVLRDELNAALPDGIDVLDAADAEPGALADRLQVSRWRIDLPGTDVAELRDAVTALMAADTALVERMTKDGRRTIDARAALVSAEVQGGPRIVAQGDQISASTAQVDDWPEASEPYGILVTVVRQTTPVVRPDDVLSALRVVADLAPSAAASATRLEQGRLDDGGRIVDPLARASGGDRIPAGGPAAG